The Clostridioides difficile genome has a segment encoding these proteins:
- a CDS encoding cobyrinate a,c-diamide synthase, protein MKKILIAGTSSGVGKTTISLGIMQALVKRNMKVQPYKVGPDYIDPSYHTFITGRHSRNLDSYMLDDEKIKYIVNKSSKDADISVVEGVMGLYDGFGIDLDNCTSSHTSKVLKAPVILVINGKSMAASSAAMVLGYKELDKDVDIKGVIVNNVKTKSHYQIIKSSIEKYCNIEVLGYFPPNNKFSLESRHLGLVPSVEMKSLREKFYTLADEIENYIDIDRIIEISESDEFDSSFDFQNLIENNKIKEHVKDKSIAIAYDKAFNFYYRENIELLEELGLEVNYFSPLEDTSVPNSDYIYIGGGFPEIFGKELEANESMRASILEAHDNNIPIYAECGGLMYLGEKLLNQEEQEFNMVGIFNGTSKMTASLKRFGYCLGVAKENTILSKAGEIIKGHEFHHSIFESDEKCVYSMKKERDGSLVEEWDGGYSKGNTLATYLHTHFYNNLNCIENFLEKGNE, encoded by the coding sequence ATGAAAAAGATTTTGATTGCAGGTACTAGCAGTGGAGTTGGAAAAACTACAATATCATTAGGAATAATGCAGGCTTTAGTCAAGAGAAATATGAAAGTACAGCCGTATAAAGTAGGGCCAGATTATATAGACCCTTCATATCATACATTTATAACTGGAAGACATTCTAGAAATTTGGATTCTTATATGTTAGATGATGAAAAGATAAAGTATATAGTAAATAAATCTTCAAAGGATGCAGATATTTCAGTGGTAGAAGGAGTTATGGGATTATATGATGGTTTTGGGATAGATTTAGATAACTGCACAAGTTCACATACTTCTAAGGTATTAAAAGCTCCAGTTATACTGGTTATAAATGGAAAATCTATGGCAGCATCTAGTGCAGCTATGGTACTAGGATATAAGGAACTAGATAAAGATGTGGATATAAAAGGTGTTATAGTAAATAATGTAAAAACTAAAAGTCATTATCAAATAATTAAGAGCTCTATAGAGAAATATTGCAATATTGAAGTGTTGGGATACTTTCCTCCAAATAATAAATTTTCATTAGAATCTAGACATCTAGGTCTAGTTCCTAGTGTGGAAATGAAATCTTTAAGAGAAAAGTTTTATACATTAGCTGATGAAATTGAAAACTACATAGATATTGATAGAATAATCGAAATCTCAGAAAGTGATGAATTTGATAGTAGTTTTGATTTTCAAAATCTAATTGAAAATAATAAGATAAAAGAGCATGTTAAAGATAAATCAATAGCCATAGCATATGATAAGGCATTCAACTTTTATTATAGAGAGAACATAGAACTCTTAGAAGAGCTTGGTTTAGAAGTAAACTATTTTAGTCCTCTTGAAGATACATCAGTACCAAATTCAGATTATATTTATATTGGAGGCGGTTTTCCAGAGATATTTGGAAAAGAACTAGAAGCAAATGAATCAATGAGAGCCTCTATACTAGAGGCACATGATAATAATATTCCTATTTATGCAGAGTGTGGAGGATTAATGTACTTAGGTGAGAAGTTACTTAATCAAGAGGAACAAGAATTTAATATGGTTGGTATATTTAATGGAACTAGTAAGATGACAGCTTCCCTAAAGAGGTTTGGATATTGCCTTGGTGTGGCTAAAGAAAATACAATTTTATCTAAAGCAGGTGAAATTATTAAAGGGCATGAGTTTCACCATTCAATATTTGAAAGTGATGAAAAATGTGTATATTCAATGAAAAAAGAAAGAGATGGAAGTTTAGTAGAAGAATGGGATGGAGGTTATAGTAAAGGAAATACATTGGCAACATACCTTCATACGCATTTTTATAATAATTTAAACTGCATAGAAAATTTTTTGGAAAAGGGAAATGAGTAA
- a CDS encoding cobyric acid synthase, whose product MGKKVMLQGTASNVGKSILSAGLCRIFKQDGYAVAPFKSQNMALNSFITKEGLEMGRAQVFQAEAAKIEPIADMNPVLLKPSGNHKSQVIVRGKVVGEMPSSEYHDYKLELVDVLKETFNNLSSVYDIVVMEGAGSTAEINLKDRDISNMGMAKIADAPVIIVGDIDRGGVFASLAGTMLLLDDDEKKRVKGVIINKFRGKKELLQDGLKMLEDIIKVPVLGVVPYMDIKIEDEDSVTTRFKKKMDKNDIHIEIIRTPHMSNFTDFNIFETQEDVSLRYVDYGESIGNPDILIIPGTKSTIDDLKYIRESGLESQIKNLHSQGKLIFGICGGYQMLGKKLKDPYHVESEIEEVDGIGLLDTETIFEEEKTTTQVEATIIACTGEYMRDLKDKEVKGYEIHMGITNRSNKVSSLDLITKKLDKEVNYTEGSVNKEGNVIGTYLHGIFDEIDFTRTMLNNIRKKKGLKELESTVSSFDEFKDKEYDKLADFLREHLDIEKIYEIMK is encoded by the coding sequence GTGGGTAAAAAAGTAATGTTACAGGGAACTGCATCAAATGTAGGCAAGAGCATTTTATCAGCAGGATTGTGTAGAATATTTAAACAAGATGGTTATGCTGTTGCTCCTTTTAAGTCACAGAATATGGCTTTAAATTCTTTTATAACTAAAGAAGGATTAGAAATGGGAAGAGCACAAGTATTTCAAGCGGAAGCTGCAAAAATAGAGCCGATAGCAGATATGAATCCAGTTTTATTAAAACCTTCTGGAAATCATAAAAGTCAAGTGATTGTAAGAGGAAAGGTTGTAGGAGAGATGCCTTCATCTGAATATCATGATTATAAGCTAGAGTTGGTAGATGTATTAAAAGAAACCTTTAATAATTTAAGTTCAGTGTATGACATTGTGGTTATGGAAGGAGCAGGGAGTACTGCAGAGATAAATTTAAAAGATAGAGATATATCCAATATGGGTATGGCAAAAATAGCAGATGCACCAGTAATAATAGTTGGGGATATTGATAGAGGTGGAGTATTTGCATCATTAGCAGGGACAATGCTTTTATTAGATGATGATGAGAAGAAAAGAGTAAAAGGGGTAATAATAAATAAATTTAGAGGGAAAAAAGAACTTCTACAAGATGGTTTAAAGATGCTTGAAGATATTATAAAAGTACCTGTATTAGGTGTGGTCCCTTATATGGATATAAAAATAGAAGATGAAGATAGCGTAACAACTAGATTTAAGAAGAAAATGGACAAAAATGATATACATATAGAAATAATTAGAACCCCACACATGTCAAACTTTACAGATTTTAATATATTTGAAACACAAGAAGATGTAAGCCTTAGATATGTCGATTATGGAGAATCTATAGGGAATCCAGATATATTGATAATACCTGGAACTAAAAGTACTATAGATGATTTAAAGTACATAAGAGAAAGTGGTCTTGAGTCACAAATTAAAAACTTACATAGTCAGGGTAAATTGATATTTGGAATATGTGGTGGGTATCAAATGTTAGGTAAGAAATTAAAAGACCCTTATCATGTTGAAAGTGAAATTGAAGAAGTAGATGGAATTGGTCTTTTAGATACAGAAACAATATTTGAAGAGGAAAAGACTACAACTCAAGTAGAAGCTACCATTATTGCGTGTACTGGTGAATATATGAGAGACCTTAAAGATAAGGAAGTAAAAGGTTATGAAATACATATGGGAATCACAAATCGCAGTAATAAAGTAAGTAGCTTAGACTTGATAACAAAAAAACTAGATAAAGAAGTCAATTATACTGAAGGAAGTGTAAATAAAGAAGGTAATGTAATTGGTACTTATCTTCATGGAATATTTGATGAAATAGATTTTACAAGAACAATGTTAAATAATATAAGAAAGAAAAAGGGATTAAAAGAATTAGAAAGTACTGTAAGTTCTTTTGATGAGTTTAAAGATAAAGAGTATGATAAATTGGCAGATTTCTTGAGAGAACATTTGGACATAGAGAAGATATATGAAATTATGAAATAA